From Chryseobacterium joostei, the proteins below share one genomic window:
- the nadC gene encoding carboxylating nicotinate-nucleotide diphosphorylase — protein MKKPSYVTDKALKTFINNALEEDIQDGDHSTLSTIPKDLVQSAKLLVKQDCILAGVELAEIIFTTFDKNLKVETFLKDGDTAKVGDIALIVTGSARSILSTERLVLNCMQRMSGIATLTHDWDTRLIGTKTKLLDTRKTTPNFRICEKWAVAIGGGTNHRYGLYDMIMLKDNHIDYNGSITNAVKMAKDYVKKSKKKLKIEVETRNLEEVQEAINAKVDRIMLDNMDVKTMRQAVKMINGSCESEASGGITRDMLKEIASTGVTFISVGALTHSAENIDLSLKAVK, from the coding sequence ATGAAAAAACCAAGCTACGTTACCGATAAAGCATTAAAAACTTTTATAAACAATGCCCTAGAAGAAGATATTCAGGATGGAGATCACTCTACCCTTTCCACCATTCCAAAGGATCTGGTGCAAAGTGCAAAGCTTTTGGTGAAACAGGATTGTATTTTAGCAGGTGTGGAGCTTGCAGAAATTATATTCACAACTTTTGACAAAAATTTAAAAGTTGAAACTTTTCTTAAAGATGGTGATACAGCAAAAGTGGGAGACATAGCCCTTATTGTAACGGGAAGTGCCAGATCCATACTTTCTACTGAAAGACTTGTTCTTAACTGTATGCAGAGAATGAGCGGAATTGCAACACTTACTCATGATTGGGATACCAGATTAATTGGTACAAAAACAAAGCTTTTAGATACCAGAAAAACCACTCCGAATTTTAGAATATGTGAAAAATGGGCGGTTGCCATTGGCGGCGGAACCAATCACAGATATGGTCTTTATGATATGATTATGCTTAAAGATAACCACATCGACTACAACGGAAGCATCACTAATGCTGTAAAAATGGCAAAAGATTATGTTAAAAAAAGCAAGAAAAAGTTAAAAATCGAAGTTGAGACAAGAAATCTTGAAGAAGTTCAGGAAGCCATCAATGCAAAAGTTGACAGAATTATGCTTGATAATATGGATGTAAAGACTATGAGACAGGCAGTAAAGATGATTAATGGTTCTTGCGAGTCTGAAGCTTCAGGTGGAATTACCCGTGACATGCTTAAAGAAATTGCTTCTACAGGAGTTACATTTATCTCTGTAGGTGCCCTTACACACTCGGCTGAGAATATCGATTTGAGTCTCAAAGCAGTGAAATAG
- a CDS encoding NAD(P)H-dependent oxidoreductase: MNYLEALSRRYSVKKFNNQIIPQETLHNILESGKLSASSLGLQPYKIIVVESEEMKQKLIPAFYNPSQISTCSHLVVIISKKTIEENYIHGYFNHISAVRETPLETLDPFKNSINQHINQKTQDEIFNWAEKQSYIVLANLMYAAAIENIDSCPMEGFRQDLIEEILNVHSETEKVTVTLALGYRSEEDHFQHMKKVRKPNEKLFKFI, encoded by the coding sequence ATGAATTATTTGGAAGCTTTAAGCAGAAGATATTCTGTGAAAAAATTTAATAATCAAATCATTCCTCAGGAAACTCTTCATAACATTCTTGAGTCGGGAAAACTATCTGCCAGCTCATTGGGACTTCAACCTTATAAAATTATTGTTGTTGAAAGTGAAGAAATGAAGCAGAAGTTGATTCCTGCTTTTTATAACCCATCTCAGATTTCAACTTGCTCTCATCTTGTGGTCATTATTTCAAAGAAAACAATAGAAGAGAATTATATCCATGGATATTTTAATCATATTTCTGCAGTAAGGGAAACTCCTTTGGAAACTCTTGACCCGTTTAAAAACAGCATCAATCAACATATCAATCAAAAAACACAGGATGAAATTTTCAACTGGGCAGAGAAACAGTCTTATATAGTATTGGCCAATCTTATGTATGCCGCAGCTATAGAGAATATAGATTCTTGCCCGATGGAAGGCTTTCGACAGGACTTGATAGAAGAAATTCTGAATGTACACTCCGAGACAGAAAAAGTAACCGTTACCCTCGCTTTAGGCTACCGTTCTGAGGAAGACCATTTTCAGCACATGAAAAAAGTAAGAAAACCAAACGAAAAATTGTTTAAATTTATTTAA
- a CDS encoding TonB-dependent receptor encodes MKLINKSMLSAVITLSTASVYYAQQVQDTVKSKSTDIEQVVITGVADIAKDRKTPVAVSTIKEAQIVERLGNQEFPEILNTTPSVYATKGGGGFGDSKLNIRGFNQNNIAVMVNGMPVNDMEGGSVYWSNWAGLSDVTSAMQVQRGLGSSKLAIASVGGTVNILTRAADKKQGGIVSLAVGNNDYVKSLFAYNTGRSEKGWASSFLMSRTAGSMYADGTKFEGYNYYFAVGYKKPGGSHEFQFTITGAPQWHNQRSYAITIGDYIKFNPDNDGTPNRRYNSDWGYVDGKEYGTRVNYYHKPVMSLNWDWTISEKSKLNTVLYGSFGRGGGTNTTGTVNGKNLNSFRDQTTGLYNFADIYAANRASTPDKGVLIRNASINSHNWFGLISSFNHTINDNFKFSAGIDTRYYYGYHYQVVTDLLGASGYLDKNNKNIPPNLVTAVSKPESSWNPFGGKIDDMNNRIGYSNDGEVLWYGAFGQFEYTNDKISAFVQGSVSNQAFQRIDNFIIDGVSKSKKGEIMNTKTGFKNLFGYNIKAGVNYNINEQHNVFGNVGYYEKQPFFNAVYRSNENIVSADLTNEKIFGAELGYGFRSSSFNANVNLYRTSWDDRYLRRTGVRDVIAGKTGYVEMNGLNEVHMGIEVDASYNLNKLLTVNGMFSVGDWYYKGNATAALFEDSTNLPLNFPGSTSNETTLYLDKVKVGDAAQMTASLGVTVRPVKNLSFDATWRNTNNLYASLDAFNFRSQAAADRGTLKLPSFNLFDLGLSYKINLNSKQFFTIRGNVYNLFDTTYIAESNTSNHIKTVGDFTATPTATAQQQYDAYINNPKNFYKGLDTSNQVFFGFGRTWTATLSFNF; translated from the coding sequence ATGAAATTAATCAACAAATCGATGTTATCTGCAGTAATCACATTATCTACAGCTAGCGTCTATTATGCTCAACAGGTTCAGGACACAGTAAAATCAAAGTCTACTGACATTGAACAAGTTGTAATAACTGGTGTTGCCGATATCGCTAAAGATAGAAAGACGCCAGTAGCAGTTTCAACAATTAAGGAAGCACAAATTGTTGAAAGATTAGGAAATCAGGAATTCCCTGAGATCTTGAACACGACACCATCAGTTTATGCTACTAAAGGTGGTGGTGGTTTTGGAGACTCTAAATTAAATATTAGAGGATTTAACCAAAACAATATTGCCGTAATGGTAAACGGTATGCCTGTAAACGATATGGAAGGAGGATCAGTTTACTGGTCAAACTGGGCAGGACTATCTGATGTAACTTCTGCGATGCAGGTACAGAGAGGTCTTGGTTCTTCTAAATTAGCTATCGCATCTGTAGGAGGAACTGTAAACATTCTTACAAGAGCAGCTGATAAAAAACAAGGTGGTATTGTATCTTTAGCAGTAGGGAACAATGACTATGTAAAGTCTCTTTTCGCTTACAATACAGGAAGATCTGAAAAAGGATGGGCATCTTCTTTCTTAATGTCCAGAACTGCAGGATCTATGTATGCTGATGGAACTAAGTTCGAAGGGTACAACTACTATTTCGCTGTAGGATATAAAAAACCAGGAGGTAGCCATGAATTTCAATTTACAATTACTGGTGCACCACAATGGCACAACCAAAGATCATACGCAATTACTATTGGAGATTACATAAAATTCAATCCTGATAATGATGGAACTCCAAACAGAAGATACAACTCAGACTGGGGATATGTTGATGGAAAAGAATATGGAACAAGAGTAAACTACTACCACAAACCAGTAATGTCATTAAACTGGGACTGGACAATTAGTGAGAAGTCAAAACTTAATACTGTATTGTATGGTTCTTTCGGTAGAGGAGGTGGAACAAACACAACAGGTACTGTGAATGGGAAAAACCTTAACTCTTTTAGAGATCAAACTACAGGTCTATATAATTTTGCAGATATCTATGCTGCTAACCGTGCTTCTACGCCGGACAAAGGTGTTCTTATCAGAAATGCATCTATCAATTCACACAACTGGTTTGGTTTAATTTCAAGCTTCAACCATACAATTAATGATAATTTTAAGTTCTCTGCGGGTATTGACACAAGATATTACTATGGATACCACTATCAAGTAGTAACTGATCTATTAGGAGCAAGCGGATATCTTGATAAAAATAACAAAAACATCCCGCCTAACTTGGTAACAGCTGTATCTAAACCAGAATCAAGCTGGAATCCATTTGGAGGTAAGATTGATGACATGAACAACAGAATTGGCTACAGTAATGATGGTGAAGTACTTTGGTACGGAGCTTTCGGTCAGTTCGAATATACTAACGATAAAATCTCTGCATTCGTTCAGGGATCAGTTTCCAACCAGGCTTTCCAAAGAATTGACAACTTCATTATCGATGGGGTTTCTAAGTCTAAAAAAGGAGAAATCATGAATACTAAAACAGGATTCAAAAACCTTTTCGGATATAACATTAAGGCAGGTGTTAACTATAACATCAACGAACAACACAACGTTTTCGGGAATGTTGGTTACTATGAGAAACAACCTTTCTTCAATGCTGTATATAGAAGTAATGAAAACATCGTTTCTGCAGACCTTACCAACGAAAAAATATTTGGTGCTGAGCTAGGGTACGGATTCAGATCATCAAGCTTCAATGCTAACGTTAACCTATACAGAACTTCTTGGGATGACAGATACCTTAGAAGAACTGGGGTAAGAGATGTTATAGCTGGAAAAACTGGTTATGTAGAGATGAACGGACTAAACGAAGTTCACATGGGTATAGAAGTAGATGCTAGCTATAACCTGAACAAACTATTAACAGTTAATGGTATGTTCTCTGTTGGAGATTGGTACTACAAAGGAAATGCAACTGCAGCTCTTTTTGAAGATAGCACAAACTTACCTCTTAACTTCCCTGGAAGCACAAGTAATGAAACAACTCTATACTTAGATAAAGTAAAAGTAGGTGATGCCGCTCAAATGACAGCTTCATTAGGTGTTACAGTAAGACCTGTTAAAAACCTAAGCTTTGATGCTACATGGAGAAATACTAACAATCTATATGCAAGCTTAGATGCTTTCAACTTTAGATCTCAGGCTGCTGCTGACAGAGGAACTCTAAAATTACCAAGCTTTAATTTATTTGATTTAGGTCTTTCTTATAAAATTAACCTAAACAGTAAGCAATTCTTTACAATTAGAGGAAATGTATATAACTTGTTTGATACAACTTACATTGCAGAATCTAATACAAGTAACCATATTAAAACGGTAGGTGATTTCACAGCTACGCCTACAGCTACGGCTCAGCAACAATATGATGCTTATATCAACAATCCTAAAAACTTCTACAAAGGATTAGATACTTCTAACCAGGTATTCTTCGGATTCGGTAGAACTTGGACTGCAACGCTATCATTCAACTTCTAA
- a CDS encoding aspartate-semialdehyde dehydrogenase encodes MKVAVVGSTGMVGQVMLKVLEERNFPITELIPVASEKSVGKKVKYKQKEFTIVSMKDAIAAKPDIAIFSAGGSTSLEFAPLFAEVGTTVIDNSSAWRMDPDKKLVVPEINADVLTKEDKIIANPNCSTIQLVMVLGPLNKKYDLKRVIVSTYQSVTGTGKAAVDQLNGEINGDDSIAKVYPYQIFKNALPHCDVFADDDYTKEEIKLMKEPKKILGDDTFNLTATAVRVPVQGGHSESVNIEFENEFELDEVRKILSETPGVVVMDDVKNNHYPMPFYLEGKDEVFVGRIRRDLSQPKTLNLWIVADNLRKGAATNAVQIAEYLVANNLV; translated from the coding sequence ATGAAAGTAGCTGTAGTAGGTTCAACAGGAATGGTTGGACAAGTTATGCTTAAAGTTTTGGAGGAGAGAAACTTCCCTATAACAGAATTAATTCCAGTAGCATCTGAAAAATCTGTAGGTAAGAAGGTGAAGTATAAACAGAAGGAATTTACTATTGTAAGCATGAAAGACGCTATAGCTGCCAAACCGGATATTGCGATCTTCTCTGCAGGAGGTTCTACTTCCCTTGAGTTTGCTCCTTTGTTTGCAGAAGTAGGAACAACTGTTATAGACAATTCTTCAGCTTGGAGAATGGATCCTGACAAAAAACTGGTTGTTCCGGAAATCAATGCTGATGTATTGACCAAAGAAGACAAAATTATTGCAAATCCGAATTGTTCTACCATTCAATTGGTAATGGTTTTAGGACCTTTGAACAAAAAATATGATTTAAAAAGAGTGATCGTTTCCACTTACCAATCTGTAACAGGAACAGGTAAAGCGGCAGTAGATCAATTAAACGGAGAAATCAATGGCGATGACTCTATCGCAAAGGTATATCCATATCAAATCTTCAAGAATGCATTACCTCATTGTGATGTATTTGCAGATGATGATTATACTAAAGAAGAAATCAAGTTGATGAAAGAGCCTAAGAAAATCCTAGGTGATGATACATTCAACCTGACTGCAACAGCAGTAAGAGTTCCTGTTCAGGGAGGTCACTCAGAAAGTGTAAACATCGAATTTGAAAACGAATTTGAGCTGGATGAAGTAAGAAAGATATTATCTGAAACTCCAGGAGTTGTGGTAATGGATGATGTTAAAAACAACCACTACCCAATGCCTTTCTATCTGGAAGGAAAAGACGAGGTCTTCGTAGGAAGAATAAGACGAGATCTGTCACAGCCCAAAACGCTCAACCTTTGGATCGTAGCAGATAACCTAAGGAAAGGAGCCGCAACAAACGCTGTACAAATTGCAGAATACCTTGTAGCAAACAACTTAGTATAA
- a CDS encoding T9SS type B sorting domain-containing protein, giving the protein MKKNILFFLLAALSCLPGKLFSQTYQLAGNPVNTTGWDLVSDAAVSGDFIRLTTDQTSRYGAIKLSTPITLSYCDKWKVEFDFRIDGNGTTQFGRGDGFTFWYLANPPTGFVSGGGLGIPSNASGLMVGFDIFNNTTEGQMSKVHLLYGTNNTAGNNIEYNNTPGSSFHSPDLYSTQPFVGDTYKHVEVNGETDLSNPTNWIIKIRIDGVLIVDQSFAPSGNAVGMTQGYFGFSAATGGASARHSIKNAKVFVDKVPILNNTITPFVCTNPTTGNGTVDLTSYNSQFVNNPGNYLFTYYILGVATPIANPSSFQYSGNTTIKVVIKDPTSTLCDNGDGIIQLNPTPFAASDASLIGCNNNNAGTATFDLNTAAVTTLAGTTKEFYPTLYDLNAGTNQITNPNAYASGPATIYVRVTTSQGCVSTSKITLNIHPVVTVNDRELRSCFIESNPSTASFDLTSAAVTPTPVGITKKYYPSLTDAVNNTNEITNAANYIAPNGVVYVKVFNSNGCYAIAKVKLTVLAPVLSKVLQNQTICMTGKTTLDAGPGFSSYLWSTGATTQIIKNIGVGTYWVKLKTGECVTTQTVNIYPSEHPVVSNIDISGGTVTVYVNGGTSPYQYSMDNVHWQDSNVFSNVVRGEAKVFVKDSYNCEPIEINITVPNLINVITPNDDGINDIIDYSALAVKQNLEVNIYDRYGVQIFRADKANGYRWNGTANGRRVPTGNYWYSVAWNENNKKITPVKFSGWIVVKNRE; this is encoded by the coding sequence ATGAAAAAAAATATACTCTTTTTTTTGTTGGCTGCCTTATCATGCCTCCCTGGAAAATTATTTTCGCAAACGTATCAGCTTGCCGGAAATCCTGTAAACACTACAGGATGGGATCTTGTTTCAGATGCTGCTGTAAGCGGAGATTTCATTAGACTCACCACAGACCAAACCAGCCGATATGGAGCTATTAAGCTCTCCACACCCATCACCCTTAGCTATTGTGATAAATGGAAAGTGGAATTCGACTTTAGAATTGACGGAAACGGAACCACGCAATTCGGAAGAGGAGACGGATTTACTTTCTGGTACCTCGCCAACCCTCCCACAGGATTCGTATCCGGAGGTGGCTTGGGAATTCCATCGAACGCCTCTGGATTAATGGTTGGCTTTGATATTTTCAACAATACTACAGAGGGTCAAATGAGCAAGGTACACCTTTTATACGGCACCAATAATACTGCCGGTAACAATATAGAATACAACAATACTCCCGGAAGCTCATTCCATTCTCCGGATCTCTACTCTACCCAACCTTTCGTAGGAGACACTTATAAGCATGTAGAGGTAAATGGAGAAACAGACCTCAGCAATCCTACCAACTGGATCATCAAAATCAGAATAGACGGTGTGCTCATTGTAGATCAATCTTTTGCCCCATCAGGAAATGCCGTCGGAATGACGCAGGGATATTTTGGATTTTCTGCAGCAACGGGAGGTGCCAGCGCAAGACATTCCATCAAAAACGCCAAGGTATTTGTAGATAAAGTTCCTATTTTAAATAACACCATTACTCCTTTTGTATGCACCAATCCTACTACAGGAAACGGTACAGTGGATCTTACATCCTATAATTCTCAATTTGTAAACAACCCTGGAAATTACCTTTTCACCTATTATATATTAGGTGTTGCCACTCCTATTGCTAACCCTTCCAGCTTTCAATATTCAGGAAACACGACGATTAAAGTAGTTATTAAAGATCCTACCTCAACTCTTTGCGACAATGGAGATGGTATTATACAACTTAATCCAACTCCATTTGCTGCCAGTGACGCAAGCCTTATCGGATGTAACAACAATAATGCAGGAACAGCCACATTTGATCTTAATACCGCAGCAGTAACTACCCTGGCTGGAACAACCAAGGAGTTTTACCCAACCTTATACGACCTTAATGCAGGAACCAATCAGATTACCAATCCCAATGCTTATGCATCAGGGCCTGCTACCATATATGTAAGGGTAACCACTTCACAGGGATGTGTAAGCACTTCTAAGATCACCCTAAACATTCATCCTGTTGTTACTGTGAATGATAGAGAACTAAGATCATGCTTTATTGAAAGCAACCCTTCAACAGCTTCTTTTGATCTTACATCCGCCGCCGTTACACCTACCCCTGTGGGAATAACAAAAAAATATTATCCATCTTTAACGGATGCTGTTAACAACACCAATGAAATAACCAATGCCGCTAACTACATTGCACCTAACGGTGTTGTTTATGTAAAAGTATTTAACTCAAACGGCTGTTATGCAATAGCTAAAGTTAAATTAACTGTATTAGCTCCTGTTTTATCAAAAGTCTTACAAAACCAAACCATTTGTATGACAGGCAAAACAACATTAGATGCAGGACCTGGATTCAGCAGCTATCTATGGAGCACAGGAGCAACAACACAGATAATCAAAAATATTGGAGTGGGTACCTACTGGGTAAAACTTAAAACCGGAGAGTGTGTTACCACACAAACAGTAAATATTTACCCATCCGAACATCCTGTAGTTTCCAACATTGACATTTCAGGGGGAACAGTGACGGTATATGTAAATGGAGGAACATCTCCTTATCAGTATTCAATGGATAATGTTCACTGGCAGGACTCCAATGTATTCTCCAATGTTGTGAGAGGTGAGGCAAAGGTATTTGTAAAGGACAGCTACAATTGCGAACCTATTGAAATCAACATTACAGTTCCTAATCTAATCAATGTAATTACCCCTAACGATGATGGTATTAATGACATTATTGATTATTCTGCCTTGGCTGTGAAGCAAAATCTGGAAGTTAATATCTACGACCGATATGGTGTACAGATTTTCAGAGCAGATAAAGCCAACGGATACAGATGGAACGGAACAGCCAACGGAAGAAGAGTTCCTACCGGAAATTATTGGTATTCTGTTGCATGGAATGAAAATAATAAAAAGATCACTCCGGTAAAATTCTCCGGCTGGATTGTTGTAAAAAACAGAGAATAA
- the nadB gene encoding L-aspartate oxidase, producing MIKADVLVIGSGISGLSYAIKVSEQLPDAKIIIVTKSDEDESNTKYAQGGLAVVTDFQNDNFQKHIDDTMRAGDGENKRDVVEMVVREAPARFNEIVEWGAQFDMKNGKFALGREGGHTENRIVHHKDITGFEIERALLETAKSSPNIEILDHHYVIDIITQHHVPGKELNEGDIHCYGAYILDEKSKTIKKITSKITLVATGGAGHVYKNTTNPTIATGDGIAFVARAKGKVSNMQYYQFHPTALYSKMDGMLFLISEAVRGDGAKLRTKRGEKFMHKYDEREELASRDIVARAIDAEMKITGDEFVGLDCKEMNHEKFLEHFPNIYKKCKDEGIDPFTQLIPVVPACHYLMGGIEVDRDGQSSIRNLFAVGECTNSGLHGANRLASNSLLEGLVFGHNAAMKTMSLLNENKFNFDDLKAVPEWDEEGMKIMDEMVIVSYLRKQLQEMMSDLVGIVRSNRRLNMALQKHQEIAAAVDEIYHYSILSPQLSELRNLTTVAHLIITQSMEMTENKGAFYNKDLV from the coding sequence ATGATAAAAGCGGATGTATTAGTAATCGGTTCCGGTATTTCCGGACTTTCCTATGCCATTAAAGTTTCTGAACAACTCCCTGATGCCAAAATCATCATCGTAACAAAATCTGACGAAGACGAAAGCAATACGAAATATGCACAGGGCGGACTTGCCGTAGTGACAGACTTTCAGAATGACAATTTTCAAAAACATATTGATGATACGATGCGTGCCGGTGACGGAGAAAACAAACGTGATGTCGTAGAAATGGTAGTAAGGGAAGCCCCGGCAAGATTCAACGAAATTGTGGAATGGGGTGCTCAGTTCGATATGAAGAACGGAAAATTTGCCCTGGGAAGAGAAGGAGGCCATACCGAAAACAGAATTGTTCACCATAAAGACATCACCGGATTTGAAATTGAAAGAGCTTTATTGGAAACAGCCAAAAGCAGCCCTAATATTGAAATCCTTGATCATCATTATGTAATTGATATCATTACCCAACACCATGTTCCCGGAAAAGAACTTAACGAAGGAGACATTCACTGCTACGGTGCTTATATATTGGATGAAAAATCCAAAACAATCAAAAAAATTACTTCTAAAATAACACTGGTTGCTACAGGAGGCGCCGGGCATGTTTATAAAAACACAACCAATCCTACCATTGCCACCGGAGACGGAATCGCTTTTGTAGCCAGAGCAAAGGGAAAGGTTTCCAACATGCAGTATTATCAGTTTCACCCAACAGCTTTGTACAGCAAAATGGATGGAATGTTGTTCTTAATCTCAGAAGCAGTACGTGGAGACGGAGCAAAATTAAGAACAAAAAGAGGCGAAAAATTCATGCACAAATATGATGAGCGTGAAGAATTAGCATCTAGAGATATTGTTGCAAGAGCTATCGACGCCGAAATGAAAATTACCGGAGACGAATTTGTCGGCTTAGATTGTAAGGAAATGAATCATGAAAAATTCTTAGAACACTTTCCAAATATTTACAAGAAGTGCAAAGATGAAGGAATTGATCCATTCACTCAACTAATCCCTGTAGTTCCTGCCTGTCATTACTTAATGGGAGGAATTGAGGTAGACAGAGACGGGCAATCCTCCATCAGAAATCTATTTGCCGTAGGAGAATGCACCAACTCAGGATTACATGGCGCCAACAGACTTGCTTCAAACTCTTTACTTGAAGGATTGGTGTTCGGACATAATGCTGCCATGAAAACGATGTCCTTATTAAATGAAAATAAATTCAACTTTGACGACCTGAAAGCCGTTCCGGAATGGGATGAAGAAGGAATGAAGATCATGGATGAAATGGTCATTGTCAGCTACCTTAGAAAACAGCTTCAGGAAATGATGAGTGACCTTGTGGGTATTGTAAGAAGTAACCGACGTCTGAATATGGCCCTGCAAAAGCATCAGGAAATTGCAGCTGCCGTTGATGAAATTTACCACTACTCTATCCTTTCCCCACAATTATCAGAGTTAAGAAATCTTACCACTGTTGCCCACCTCATCATTACCCAATCTATGGAAATGACAGAGAATAAGGGAGCATTTTATAATAAAGACCTAGTCTAA